In one window of Candidatus Scalindua sp. DNA:
- a CDS encoding glycosyltransferase has translation MNSNGRILYICHDCLEPSGGVKVIYSHVSHLVRNGFPSFVVHINEGFTLPWLKSNVPVLYAKNGFRVSPNDIVVIPEDNKTAIRAFRDVQARKYIFCQNHYYIFKGIRDGKSWADYGISRIFCCSDIISRFIRSVFEIGEVPVIHNAVCSDIFKPREKKLQVAYMPRKTPGELDFIKTLFRFLFKQYQQVPWVRIDNVNEEKVAEILSESEIFLSTSIYEGLGLPPIEAMACGCVVVGFHGDGGLEYASRDNGFWCEEGNLVECARTLGHVIGLINKKDKTVEKIKAGAQAKAAQYSSERQQRELIDFWSKEFH, from the coding sequence ATGAACAGTAACGGCAGAATCCTATACATCTGTCACGATTGCCTTGAACCTTCAGGTGGTGTGAAAGTGATCTATTCGCACGTTTCCCATTTAGTGAGGAACGGGTTTCCTTCATTTGTAGTTCATATTAATGAAGGTTTTACTCTTCCCTGGTTGAAATCCAATGTTCCGGTACTTTATGCTAAAAACGGTTTTCGGGTTTCTCCAAACGATATAGTTGTTATCCCTGAGGATAATAAAACGGCAATTCGGGCATTCAGAGATGTGCAGGCCAGAAAATATATCTTCTGTCAGAACCATTATTATATTTTCAAGGGTATAAGAGATGGCAAATCGTGGGCTGACTACGGTATATCGAGGATCTTCTGCTGTTCAGATATTATCAGCCGGTTTATCCGGTCAGTTTTTGAAATCGGAGAAGTTCCAGTTATTCATAATGCGGTGTGTTCAGACATTTTCAAACCGCGTGAGAAAAAATTACAGGTAGCATATATGCCCAGAAAAACGCCTGGAGAGCTGGATTTTATCAAGACTCTCTTTCGTTTTCTGTTTAAACAATATCAACAGGTACCCTGGGTCCGCATAGATAACGTGAATGAGGAGAAGGTTGCGGAGATACTAAGTGAATCTGAAATATTTCTTTCGACAAGTATTTACGAAGGGTTGGGTTTACCTCCCATAGAGGCGATGGCATGTGGTTGTGTAGTCGTGGGTTTTCATGGAGATGGGGGGTTAGAATATGCATCCAGAGATAATGGGTTCTGGTGTGAGGAGGGGAATCTTGTCGAGTGTGCAAGAACACTGGGGCACGTAATTGGTCTCATAAATAAGAAAGATAAAACAGTAGAAAAGATAAAGGCTGGAGCACAGGCAAAGGCCGCTCAATATTCTTCTGAAAGACAGCAGCGAGAGCTTATTGATTTCTGGAGCAAAGAATTTCACTGA
- a CDS encoding polymer-forming cytoskeletal protein, protein MYNLATPVAANIRAKDISCPYCQGLISVPGHCVSFPCRHCKGQIDLSYKRVDPGKDTDPIKHSDFYLEKYHRLEVSRLFVGNAVIGGEFKGHLSSSGTVKILEDGKFCGKISCRRFVIKKGGVFEGTLQLLYNRDLDTLPVKNYNQFVVK, encoded by the coding sequence TTGTATAATCTTGCGACTCCTGTTGCTGCCAATATAAGGGCAAAAGATATCTCCTGCCCATATTGCCAGGGACTCATTTCTGTACCAGGCCATTGTGTATCGTTTCCGTGTCGTCACTGCAAAGGGCAGATTGATCTCAGTTATAAGAGGGTAGATCCGGGAAAAGATACTGATCCGATAAAACATAGTGATTTCTATTTAGAGAAGTACCATCGGCTGGAAGTCTCACGATTATTTGTTGGAAATGCTGTCATTGGAGGCGAGTTTAAAGGGCATCTCTCCTCTTCCGGTACCGTGAAAATTTTAGAAGATGGTAAATTTTGTGGCAAAATATCCTGTCGCAGATTCGTGATAAAAAAAGGAGGGGTCTTTGAAGGGACACTGCAGTTACTGTATAACCGGGATTTAGATACGCTTCCCGTTAAAAATTATAATCAGTTCGTTGTGAAATAG
- a CDS encoding tetratricopeptide repeat protein: MVNSKILFKKALKLHQSGKLVCAASFYKEVLRRHPGHLDTIFFLGTLNLQQGHLDTATMFLLQVIAQKPEHTAAHNNIGTALKGQGKLDEAIERFKYAIELKPDYDEAYYNLGTAFQAKGNLEEAADSFQKAIALKPECALVHYSLGNVFKAQGKFDKAIVCQKQAIKLKPDYAMAYNNLGSTLQELGQLDEAVESYDHAIELKPDYAMAYNNHGSALQELGQLDEAVESYDHAIELKPDYAMAYNNLGSALQELGQLDEAVESYDHAIELKPDYAMAYSNLGSALQELGQLDEAMESYDHAIELMPDEVTAHKNRATVLLLTEKFKEGWAEYEWRLLTRDHRLRDFQQPQWEGERLNGRHIFVHSEQGFGDTIQFVRYLPMVQSLGGHVIFECRQNLYRLLKDCRGIDNIVERTSRSNGAIPFDLQVPLLSLPGIFGTTTDTIPSGVPYITVDPEPAEEWRRYLDSDDNFKIGIVWSGNPKFKNRNRSCSLADFSPLADIPGITFYSLQKGNASDETLQPPEGMKIVNLENRLNDFAETAAVITNLDLIISTDTAVVHLAGAIGKEVWVLLHYIPDWRWFLNRHDSPWYPDMRLFRQTALHDWASVFDQVKAALLQDKLQRETNGHH, translated from the coding sequence ATGGTAAACAGTAAGATTTTATTTAAAAAAGCATTGAAGCTCCATCAGTCTGGTAAACTTGTCTGCGCAGCAAGCTTCTATAAGGAGGTACTCAGAAGACATCCGGGACACCTTGACACCATTTTTTTTCTTGGAACGCTTAATCTCCAACAGGGGCATCTCGATACGGCGACCATGTTTCTCCTCCAGGTAATAGCACAGAAACCCGAACATACTGCCGCACACAACAATATAGGTACAGCACTGAAGGGGCAAGGAAAACTTGATGAAGCCATAGAGCGGTTTAAATACGCAATTGAACTGAAACCTGATTACGACGAGGCTTATTACAACCTTGGAACAGCTTTCCAGGCAAAAGGAAATCTTGAAGAGGCGGCAGATAGCTTTCAAAAAGCAATAGCTCTTAAACCTGAGTGTGCTCTGGTTCATTATAGTCTTGGCAACGTGTTTAAAGCGCAGGGTAAATTCGATAAGGCAATTGTGTGCCAGAAGCAGGCAATCAAACTGAAGCCGGATTATGCAATGGCATATAACAATCTCGGTTCCACACTTCAGGAACTTGGGCAGCTTGACGAGGCGGTGGAAAGTTATGATCATGCGATAGAGCTGAAGCCGGATTATGCAATGGCATATAACAATCACGGTTCCGCACTTCAGGAACTTGGGCAGCTTGACGAGGCGGTGGAAAGTTATGATCATGCGATAGAGCTGAAGCCGGATTATGCAATGGCATATAACAATCTCGGTTCCGCGCTTCAGGAACTTGGGCAGCTTGACGAGGCGGTGGAAAGTTATGATCATGCGATAGAGCTGAAGCCGGATTATGCAATGGCGTACAGCAATCTTGGTTCAGCACTTCAGGAACTTGGGCAACTGGATGAAGCGATGGAAAGTTATGATCATGCGATAGAACTTATGCCTGATGAGGTAACGGCACATAAAAACAGGGCTACGGTGCTTCTTTTAACTGAAAAATTTAAGGAAGGCTGGGCTGAGTATGAATGGAGACTGCTCACAAGGGATCATAGACTGAGGGACTTCCAGCAACCTCAATGGGAGGGTGAACGGTTGAATGGCAGGCACATCTTTGTGCATTCAGAACAGGGTTTTGGTGACACTATTCAATTTGTCCGTTACCTGCCCATGGTTCAGTCGCTGGGGGGACATGTGATATTCGAGTGCAGGCAGAACCTCTATCGACTGCTTAAAGATTGCAGAGGTATTGACAATATTGTAGAACGTACGTCCCGCAGTAATGGTGCTATACCTTTTGATCTCCAGGTTCCCCTCTTGAGCCTGCCGGGAATCTTCGGCACTACTACCGATACAATACCCTCCGGAGTTCCTTATATTACTGTCGATCCTGAACCTGCGGAGGAGTGGCGCAGGTACCTTGACAGTGATGATAACTTCAAGATTGGCATTGTCTGGTCCGGAAACCCGAAGTTTAAAAACCGTAATCGATCCTGTTCCCTCGCTGATTTTTCACCGTTAGCGGATATTCCTGGAATAACATTTTACAGTCTTCAAAAGGGTAACGCTTCAGATGAGACACTCCAGCCACCGGAAGGGATGAAGATCGTCAACCTGGAAAACAGGCTGAATGATTTTGCTGAGACAGCAGCCGTAATTACCAACCTGGACCTCATCATTTCCACAGATACTGCAGTTGTTCATCTTGCAGGAGCTATTGGCAAAGAGGTATGGGTACTGCTGCATTACATACCCGACTGGCGTTGGTTTTTAAACCGGCATGACAGCCCATGGTATCCTGATATGCGGCTGTTCCGGCAGACAGCGTTACATGACTGGGCAAGCGTATTTGATCAGGTAAAAGCAGCTCTGCTCCAAGACAAACTTCAGAGAGAAACGAATGGACACCATTAA
- a CDS encoding tetratricopeptide repeat protein translates to MDTINRLFQSALEHHQAGDLVTAAHSYRKILEIEPGHIETLFLLGTLNLQSGNFDAASVLLRKTLALRPDYSKAHGNLGSSLQGLGRLHEATVSYQKAITLDPDYAEGYYNLANTLKKMGKSGEAIKNYRKALLLSPHDAEIHTNLANVLREENMLDEAVRSYQVAMTLDPDNVGICGNLGAILQELGRLDEAIDIYRRVLEIKPDHGKMYNNLGNVLKAQHRLDEAIKNYRQAVIREPGYAEAFCNLGDALQEQGRLEEAIGNYQKALALRSDYVAAYNNLANAFKRQGRYDEAVAHYVRAVGIEPDNAVVYGNLGTALQEQGRLEEAIGNYQKALNLKPDYAEAYSNLGAALQEQGKLAEAVASSNRAIALKPDFAMAHLNKSIALLLSGNYQEGWPEYEWRLRTERYNSRNFPKPRWNGSLLNKRTVLVHSEQGFGDTIQFVRYLPMIQSRGGYVVFECQPALVSLLRRCEGIDKILARNSSGELSEMFDFQVPLLSLPGIFGTTLDTIPSRGPYIQVDPGLSAEWGNICSNKNSFKTGIVWAGGPSRNYVYSNRSCTLNDFSPLAEISELTFYSLQKGRAAAEALHPPENMTIHNLEKELHDFADTAAVIENLDLVISVDTAVAHLAGALGKPVWTLLPFSPDWRWMLKREESQWYPGMRLFRQTHRDGWEGVIERVKDALTKEVEDFRLKTSGKETEADMIL, encoded by the coding sequence ATGGACACCATTAACCGTTTATTCCAGAGTGCTCTTGAGCACCATCAGGCCGGAGATTTGGTTACGGCGGCACACTCGTACCGCAAGATACTGGAAATCGAACCTGGGCACATTGAAACTCTCTTTCTCCTTGGCACACTGAACCTTCAGTCAGGCAATTTTGATGCAGCATCTGTCTTGTTACGAAAAACACTTGCGCTTAGACCGGATTATAGTAAGGCCCACGGTAATCTTGGCTCTTCACTTCAAGGATTAGGGAGACTTCATGAGGCAACCGTAAGCTATCAAAAAGCAATTACACTTGATCCAGACTATGCTGAAGGGTATTACAACCTTGCCAATACACTCAAAAAAATGGGCAAATCTGGCGAGGCGATAAAGAATTACCGGAAGGCATTGCTGCTCAGTCCCCATGATGCCGAAATACATACCAATCTTGCAAATGTGTTGAGAGAGGAAAACATGCTGGATGAAGCAGTGAGAAGCTATCAGGTGGCAATGACCCTTGATCCTGATAATGTTGGAATCTGTGGTAATCTTGGCGCAATACTTCAGGAATTGGGGAGATTAGATGAGGCAATAGACATCTATAGAAGAGTTCTTGAAATCAAACCAGACCATGGGAAAATGTACAATAATCTTGGAAATGTGCTGAAGGCTCAGCACCGGCTTGATGAGGCAATCAAAAACTATAGACAGGCTGTCATACGGGAGCCTGGCTATGCTGAAGCCTTTTGTAATCTTGGTGACGCACTGCAGGAACAGGGCAGACTGGAAGAGGCAATCGGGAATTACCAGAAAGCATTGGCGTTGAGATCAGACTATGTAGCAGCATATAATAATCTGGCGAATGCATTTAAGAGGCAGGGCAGGTATGATGAAGCCGTAGCTCACTATGTGAGGGCTGTGGGAATCGAACCTGATAATGCAGTTGTTTACGGTAATCTGGGTACTGCACTGCAGGAACAGGGGAGGCTGGAAGAGGCAATCGGGAATTACCAGAAAGCACTGAACCTGAAACCGGACTATGCGGAGGCATACAGCAATCTTGGTGCTGCACTGCAGGAGCAGGGAAAACTTGCAGAGGCCGTTGCGAGCAGTAACCGTGCAATCGCTCTCAAGCCAGACTTTGCCATGGCACATCTGAATAAATCAATTGCGTTGCTCTTGTCGGGAAACTATCAAGAGGGGTGGCCGGAGTATGAATGGCGATTACGGACTGAACGTTACAATTCCAGAAACTTTCCGAAGCCACGATGGAACGGTTCCTTGCTCAACAAGAGGACTGTACTTGTGCATTCAGAACAGGGTTTCGGTGATACAATTCAATTTGTACGGTATCTTCCAATGATTCAGTCGCGAGGTGGATATGTGGTTTTTGAATGCCAGCCGGCTCTGGTATCTCTCTTAAGGCGCTGTGAAGGTATTGATAAAATTTTAGCACGGAACTCTTCCGGTGAGCTGTCAGAAATGTTCGATTTTCAAGTGCCTCTCCTCAGCTTACCGGGGATCTTTGGAACAACACTGGATACTATACCTTCAAGGGGGCCGTATATTCAGGTTGATCCCGGACTTTCAGCTGAATGGGGTAATATATGCAGCAATAAAAATTCTTTTAAAACTGGGATTGTCTGGGCAGGCGGTCCATCCCGTAATTATGTCTATTCCAATCGTTCTTGTACGCTGAATGATTTTTCCCCGTTAGCTGAGATTTCAGAATTGACCTTCTATTCACTTCAAAAAGGTAGAGCTGCTGCTGAAGCATTGCATCCACCGGAAAATATGACAATCCATAATCTGGAAAAAGAGTTGCATGACTTTGCAGATACCGCAGCCGTTATTGAAAATCTTGATCTTGTGATTTCGGTAGATACCGCAGTTGCACATCTGGCTGGTGCCCTCGGCAAACCGGTATGGACATTACTGCCATTTTCACCTGATTGGCGCTGGATGTTGAAACGTGAAGAGAGTCAGTGGTACCCTGGTATGCGCTTGTTTCGGCAGACACATCGGGATGGATGGGAAGGAGTGATAGAACGCGTGAAGGATGCTCTCACAAAAGAGGTGGAAGATTTCAGGTTAAAGACTTCCGGGAAAGAGACTGAAGCCGATATGATTCTGTAG